A part of Geothrix oryzae genomic DNA contains:
- a CDS encoding two-component system sensor histidine kinase NtrB has product MLQRTLGRLGVRDATPPFLPLAFRLFTSFGLLVLHLALPAEGRVAGPGESAYLLALGLLFIEATWEVGLGLKAQDGLLFPTPRLPWIRWNLALDLVLVALIIAFQGVMQERFSTLYIFPVLASAFYLGTVEIVWVGIACSASHILLVLGFSSGLLPPFGLSGEALDPDGTRLPYLLGIASLQVFATTLVVVLIRRNLERLSTDLSVSEAAVDELSALHRRVVDSMSSGLITLDPAGRVTSANPAAEAILGRSVPLGVPLQGLLPLGDPLPTQRGREHRFEVTVQTQDARRRILGGHLASLRDGRGQETGQLLLFQDLTELKALEERTRISERLAAIGQLAAGLAHELRNPLASISGCVQLLHQHQAPVDVQGRVLGILERETHRVGAIVSDFLDFARPEALPSATLYLPRVVEEARASWEMDLRTGGLPLTVPAPPKIFLRSDAVGLHRMLMNLLSNARKAVKGIPAPRVSLSATHAEGQIQLTVEDNGCGMGPDQLDRLFVPFAGSFEEGSGLGMSLVYKFTEAMGWRIEVQSRLGEGTRVQIFLPEAGPEDALAAHGDQA; this is encoded by the coding sequence ATGCTCCAGCGCACATTGGGCCGCCTGGGGGTGCGGGATGCCACCCCGCCCTTCCTCCCCCTCGCCTTCAGGCTCTTCACCAGCTTCGGCTTGCTGGTGCTCCACCTCGCCCTGCCGGCCGAGGGACGGGTCGCGGGCCCGGGCGAAAGCGCGTATCTCTTGGCCTTGGGGCTGCTGTTCATCGAAGCCACCTGGGAGGTCGGCCTCGGCCTGAAGGCCCAGGATGGCCTCCTCTTCCCCACCCCGCGCCTTCCCTGGATCCGATGGAACCTGGCCCTGGACCTGGTCCTGGTCGCGCTGATCATCGCCTTCCAGGGCGTGATGCAGGAGCGGTTCTCCACGCTGTACATCTTCCCCGTGCTGGCCTCGGCCTTCTACCTGGGGACCGTGGAGATCGTGTGGGTGGGCATCGCCTGCTCCGCCTCCCACATCCTGCTGGTGCTGGGATTCAGCAGCGGCCTGCTGCCCCCCTTCGGCCTCTCCGGGGAGGCCCTCGACCCCGACGGGACCCGGCTTCCGTACCTACTCGGCATCGCCTCGCTGCAGGTCTTCGCCACCACCCTGGTGGTGGTGCTCATCCGGCGGAACCTCGAGCGTCTGAGCACGGATCTCAGCGTCAGCGAGGCGGCCGTGGACGAGCTGTCCGCCCTCCACCGACGGGTGGTGGATTCCATGTCGTCGGGTCTCATCACCCTGGATCCGGCGGGCCGGGTGACTTCGGCGAACCCGGCCGCCGAAGCCATCCTCGGGCGGAGCGTCCCGTTGGGCGTGCCGCTGCAGGGCCTGCTCCCCCTGGGAGATCCCCTCCCCACCCAGCGGGGGCGCGAACATCGCTTCGAAGTGACCGTTCAGACCCAGGACGCACGCCGCCGCATTCTGGGCGGACACCTCGCCTCGCTGCGGGATGGCCGGGGCCAGGAGACGGGGCAGCTGCTGCTCTTCCAGGACCTCACAGAACTCAAGGCCCTCGAGGAGCGGACCCGGATCAGCGAGCGCCTCGCGGCCATCGGGCAGCTGGCCGCCGGCCTGGCCCACGAGCTGCGGAACCCCCTCGCTTCCATCAGCGGCTGCGTGCAGCTGCTCCACCAGCACCAGGCGCCCGTGGATGTGCAGGGCCGGGTCCTCGGCATCCTGGAGCGGGAGACCCATCGCGTGGGCGCCATCGTCTCCGACTTCCTCGACTTCGCCCGGCCCGAGGCCCTGCCCAGCGCCACGCTCTACCTGCCCAGGGTCGTGGAGGAAGCCCGGGCCAGCTGGGAGATGGATCTCCGGACCGGCGGCCTGCCGCTGACCGTGCCGGCGCCCCCCAAGATCTTCCTCCGCTCGGATGCCGTGGGCCTCCACCGCATGCTGATGAACCTCCTGAGCAACGCCCGCAAGGCCGTGAAGGGGATTCCCGCGCCCAGAGTCAGCCTCTCGGCCACGCACGCCGAGGGGCAGATCCAGCTGACCGTGGAAGACAACGGCTGCGGCATGGGGCCCGATCAGCTGGACCGGCTGTTCGTGCCCTTCGCGGGGAGTTTCGAGGAGGGTTCGGGCCTCGGCATGAGCCTGGTCTACAAATTCACCGAGGCGATGGGGTGGAGGATCGAGGTGCAAAGCCGCCTCGGGGAGGGCACCCGCGTCCAGATTTTCCTACCGGAGGCGGGACCGGAAGATGCATTGGCGGCTCATGGAGATCAGGCGTAA
- a CDS encoding PdxA family dehydrogenase, producing MSRRPRIAITLGDPCGIGPELLLRSLPAIRAWSDVVVVGSRAGVDLLEGLPGTTVTWRWVPSSAPPPPAFQGSALELRTEGPQGPASATWLDPTPDIGAGDLHLGQGSAASGRATVEAIRLAAGLASSGAVDALVTLPMAKSAAHLAGYDIPGHTEFLQALAGAPLTRMAFVSPRLSVVLHTVHQSLRSVVDGLEVQAVAETLAFSADRFIQLTGDPNLRVALCALNPHAGEAGAFGQEEALLSEALTRAEAAFREAGPAGPFAALPSPFPPGPAPEGWTLHPGETARAPVEAGSPSPRFSGPHPSDSLFHRAVSGEFDLVVALYHDQGLIPIKLLEPTRAVNLTLGLPFIRTSPDHGTAFDKAGRWIADPRNFLEATALAVRLAGRARHQPWTAQVTTP from the coding sequence ATGAGCCGCCGACCGCGCATCGCCATCACGCTGGGAGATCCCTGCGGCATCGGACCCGAGCTGCTGCTCCGGTCCCTGCCTGCCATCCGGGCCTGGTCCGATGTCGTGGTCGTGGGCTCCCGGGCGGGGGTGGACCTTCTCGAGGGTCTTCCCGGAACCACCGTCACCTGGCGCTGGGTCCCTTCCTCCGCGCCGCCCCCACCGGCCTTCCAGGGCTCCGCGCTGGAGCTTCGGACCGAGGGTCCCCAGGGCCCCGCCTCGGCCACCTGGCTGGATCCCACGCCCGACATCGGAGCGGGCGATCTCCACCTGGGCCAGGGCTCCGCGGCTTCCGGTCGGGCCACGGTGGAGGCCATCCGCCTCGCCGCGGGCCTCGCCTCCTCAGGGGCGGTGGATGCCCTCGTCACGCTGCCGATGGCCAAATCCGCCGCCCATCTCGCCGGGTACGACATCCCGGGCCACACCGAGTTCCTCCAGGCCCTCGCCGGCGCACCCCTCACCCGCATGGCCTTCGTGAGCCCCCGGCTATCCGTGGTGCTGCACACGGTCCACCAGAGCCTGCGCTCCGTGGTGGACGGGCTCGAGGTCCAGGCCGTGGCCGAGACCCTGGCCTTCTCCGCGGATCGCTTCATCCAGCTCACAGGCGATCCGAACCTGCGCGTGGCGCTGTGCGCCCTCAACCCCCACGCCGGCGAGGCGGGGGCCTTCGGCCAGGAAGAGGCGCTGCTGTCGGAGGCCCTGACCCGGGCCGAGGCCGCCTTCCGGGAAGCAGGGCCCGCCGGGCCTTTCGCGGCCCTGCCCTCCCCCTTTCCGCCCGGCCCCGCGCCCGAGGGTTGGACGCTCCATCCCGGAGAGACCGCAAGGGCCCCGGTGGAAGCCGGCAGCCCCTCTCCCCGCTTCTCGGGGCCGCACCCCTCCGACAGCCTGTTCCACCGCGCCGTCTCGGGGGAATTCGATCTGGTCGTGGCCCTGTACCACGACCAGGGGCTCATCCCCATCAAGCTACTGGAACCGACCCGGGCCGTGAACCTCACCCTGGGCCTGCCCTTCATCCGCACCAGTCCGGACCACGGCACGGCCTTCGACAAGGCCGGCCGGTGGATCGCCGATCCGCGGAATTTCCTTGAAGCCACGGCGCTGGCGGTGCGCCTGGCGGGCCGGGCCCGCCACCAGCCCTGGACCGCCCAGGTGACCACGCCGTGA
- a CDS encoding LSm family protein — MNRKLIRPNLSELKDKLGIPAKAGGGEAMTPVPPALTASGEPNPATNPAAATAPQGLGSPRRKIAPPEQTNAESFYYLKQMQSKTPMVIVLQDDEKVRGVIEWYDKHCLKINRVKEPNVLVPKHNIKYIYKQEEEPRIRRSRTLKKEEPLTTEVEVPAYD, encoded by the coding sequence ATGAATCGCAAGCTCATCCGACCGAACCTCAGCGAACTCAAGGACAAGCTGGGCATTCCCGCCAAGGCCGGCGGCGGGGAAGCCATGACACCGGTTCCGCCGGCCCTGACGGCCAGCGGCGAGCCCAACCCGGCCACCAACCCGGCCGCGGCCACGGCGCCGCAGGGCCTGGGCAGCCCCCGGCGCAAGATCGCCCCTCCCGAGCAGACCAACGCCGAAAGCTTCTACTACCTCAAGCAAATGCAGTCCAAGACGCCGATGGTGATCGTGCTCCAGGACGACGAGAAAGTGCGGGGGGTCATCGAGTGGTACGACAAGCACTGCCTGAAGATCAACCGGGTGAAGGAACCCAATGTCCTAGTCCCGAAACACAACATCAAGTACATCTACAAGCAGGAAGAGGAACCCCGCATCCGGCGGAGCCGCACCCTCAAGAAGGAAGAGCCGCTCACCACCGAGGTGGAAGTCCCCGCCTACGATTGA
- a CDS encoding MlaD family protein codes for MKLETKVGLFFTGAIFLLAVLILRTEKLEVGGKRNQSERFTIFDSVAGLSLQSAVRIAGVKVGDVRTIALENGKARVAIGLGNEVQVYRDASVSLGSIGILGEKFIDLDPGHSAMGPFPEGVPLPSKAGVSLDNLMETLSEIGKNVKGVTQSLNESIGGEQGRQKLDEIVDNIRVLTAEFRSMAQENHGAINNTMANVEAISSDLRDKLPKLAQQFETVGKNLNAILEENRPELKGVMSDVRKLAQSFQGTAENMKVLTDRINKGEGTIGKLLNDETTIKKINEAVDNVNGMLGGFNKMDFRLDMNAAQWDKRKDSRVGLGLEIAPRPDYWYALGFASTPDGKLSESTRTVTQIDPITGQSVSVLEKNKFVTTDQSFTVSAQFAKRIGAAIFSAGIVEGKGGGGLEFRTLDQDRLRFGILAYDFTKRDDKPNPRYRFTSSYQFWKGAYIQAGVQDIGNKDLRTVFFGGGLRWKDDDLKKIIGLAGAAK; via the coding sequence ATGAAGCTCGAAACCAAAGTCGGCCTCTTCTTTACGGGCGCCATCTTCCTGCTGGCCGTGCTCATCCTCCGGACCGAGAAGCTGGAGGTCGGCGGCAAGCGCAACCAGTCCGAGCGCTTCACCATCTTCGACTCCGTGGCCGGCTTGAGCCTCCAGAGCGCCGTGCGCATCGCCGGCGTGAAGGTGGGCGATGTGCGCACCATCGCCCTTGAGAACGGCAAGGCCCGCGTGGCCATCGGCCTCGGCAATGAGGTTCAGGTCTACCGCGACGCCAGCGTGTCCCTGGGCTCCATCGGCATCCTGGGCGAGAAGTTCATCGACCTCGACCCCGGCCACAGCGCGATGGGCCCCTTCCCCGAAGGCGTGCCGCTGCCCAGCAAGGCCGGCGTGAGCCTGGACAACCTCATGGAGACCCTCTCCGAGATCGGCAAGAATGTGAAGGGCGTCACGCAGTCCCTGAACGAATCCATCGGCGGCGAGCAGGGCCGGCAGAAGCTCGACGAGATCGTGGACAACATCCGCGTGCTGACCGCCGAGTTCCGCTCCATGGCCCAAGAGAACCACGGGGCCATCAACAACACCATGGCCAATGTCGAGGCCATCAGCTCCGACCTACGCGACAAGCTGCCCAAGCTGGCCCAGCAGTTCGAGACCGTGGGCAAGAACCTCAACGCCATCCTGGAGGAGAACCGCCCCGAGCTGAAGGGCGTCATGAGCGATGTCCGCAAGCTGGCCCAGAGCTTCCAGGGAACCGCGGAGAACATGAAGGTGCTCACCGACCGCATCAACAAGGGCGAAGGCACCATCGGCAAGCTGCTCAACGACGAGACCACGATCAAGAAGATCAACGAGGCCGTGGACAATGTGAACGGCATGCTGGGCGGCTTCAACAAGATGGACTTCCGCCTCGACATGAACGCGGCCCAGTGGGACAAGCGCAAGGACAGCCGCGTGGGTCTTGGCCTGGAGATCGCGCCGCGGCCCGACTACTGGTATGCCCTGGGCTTCGCCTCCACGCCGGATGGCAAGCTCAGCGAGAGCACCCGGACCGTCACCCAGATCGATCCCATCACGGGCCAATCCGTCAGCGTGCTCGAAAAGAACAAGTTCGTCACCACGGACCAGAGCTTCACCGTATCGGCCCAGTTCGCCAAGCGCATCGGCGCCGCCATCTTCTCGGCGGGCATCGTCGAGGGCAAGGGCGGCGGCGGTCTGGAGTTCCGCACGCTGGACCAGGATCGCCTGCGCTTCGGCATCCTGGCCTACGACTTCACCAAGCGGGATGACAAGCCAAACCCCCGCTACCGCTTCACCAGCAGCTACCAGTTCTGGAAGGGCGCCTACATCCAGGCCGGCGTCCAGGACATCGGCAACAAGGACCTCCGCACCGTCTTCTTCGGTGGCGGCCTGCGCTGGAAGGACGATGATTTGAAGAAGATCATCGGCCTGGCTGGAGCCGCCAAGTGA
- a CDS encoding DUF116 domain-containing protein — MKEPRALPQPGPLPVERGALFLWVRRGVPLALAVFAFAFAALHSAGRGWWLLAGTGALAAAWPSFLRGEAFLRNQATVMRQDCLWTNALRPLARRLGLEDAWILSFCGHNNQRVREALGGRRARRALILLPHCIQMARCKAGILDDLQACYDCGLCPVGDYMNAALLNRWEGRITNRSHKAYREAREFRPDLVVAVSCTDRLIKGLTKMPEIPCYVIPLSLPHGMCVDTDFSVPHVLAAMEALVEPKRPGDIQPLRREGIA, encoded by the coding sequence GTGAAGGAACCCCGCGCCCTGCCTCAGCCCGGCCCCCTGCCGGTGGAGCGGGGCGCGCTGTTCCTCTGGGTCCGCCGGGGCGTGCCGCTGGCGCTGGCGGTCTTCGCCTTCGCCTTTGCCGCCCTGCATTCGGCCGGTCGCGGCTGGTGGCTGCTGGCGGGTACCGGCGCCCTGGCCGCCGCCTGGCCCAGCTTCCTCCGGGGAGAGGCCTTCCTCCGCAACCAAGCCACGGTCATGCGCCAGGACTGCCTCTGGACCAACGCCCTCCGCCCCCTGGCTCGACGGCTGGGGCTGGAAGATGCGTGGATCCTCTCCTTCTGCGGCCACAACAACCAGCGCGTCCGGGAGGCTCTGGGCGGCCGCCGGGCCCGGCGGGCCCTCATCCTGCTGCCCCACTGCATCCAGATGGCCCGCTGCAAGGCCGGCATCCTCGACGACCTTCAGGCCTGCTACGACTGCGGCCTCTGCCCCGTGGGCGATTACATGAATGCCGCCCTGCTGAACCGGTGGGAAGGCCGCATCACCAACCGCAGCCACAAGGCCTACCGCGAGGCGCGGGAATTCAGGCCGGATCTCGTGGTGGCGGTGAGCTGCACGGACCGCCTGATCAAGGGGCTCACGAAAATGCCGGAGATCCCCTGCTATGTGATCCCCCTGTCCCTGCCCCACGGCATGTGCGTGGACACGGACTTCAGCGTGCCCCATGTGCTTGCCGCCATGGAGGCCCTGGTGGAACCCAAGCGCCCCGGCGACATCCAACCCCTCCGGCGCGAGGGCATCGCGTGA
- a CDS encoding aminotransferase class IV, translating into MRPDAGRPADAVFGPGGSAWPPGHPPPAGEGPRTALPIHRGVPRHLEAHLARLRAGAEALGQEVPWLAGATVELGSWLALEPISESALRLVLHLELRLLAARLEALPSTPDPYRLAPLPHPMGDLRSNPLAPHKGLSGPWRPPAMAEAHHRGAEDALLLWPDGTLAETAIAAVALERGEALILPPAPGRVASVAERLDLPAWAEARGLALETRDIPLGTEGRLWCLNALRGIWPASLL; encoded by the coding sequence GTGAGACCTGACGCGGGCCGGCCTGCCGACGCGGTGTTCGGTCCCGGCGGTTCCGCCTGGCCCCCTGGCCACCCCCCACCTGCGGGAGAGGGACCCCGCACGGCCCTGCCCATCCACCGGGGCGTTCCGCGCCACCTGGAGGCCCACCTGGCGCGGCTCCGGGCGGGAGCGGAGGCGCTGGGCCAGGAGGTTCCCTGGCTGGCCGGCGCCACGGTGGAACTCGGCAGCTGGCTGGCGCTGGAGCCGATATCCGAAAGCGCCTTGCGTCTGGTGCTTCACCTGGAGCTCCGGCTCCTTGCGGCGCGGCTGGAGGCCCTGCCCTCGACGCCGGATCCCTACCGTCTGGCGCCCCTGCCCCACCCCATGGGAGACCTGCGGTCCAACCCCCTGGCCCCCCACAAGGGGCTTTCGGGCCCCTGGCGCCCCCCGGCCATGGCCGAAGCCCACCATCGTGGTGCGGAGGATGCCCTCCTGCTGTGGCCCGATGGGACTTTGGCGGAGACGGCCATCGCGGCCGTGGCCCTGGAGCGCGGGGAAGCCCTGATTCTCCCGCCCGCACCGGGCCGGGTGGCCAGCGTGGCGGAACGGCTGGACCTGCCGGCCTGGGCGGAGGCCCGGGGCCTGGCCCTGGAAACCCGGGACATCCCCCTTGGGACCGAGGGGCGGCTCTGGTGCCTGAACGCGCTGCGCGGCATCTGGCCCGCCAGCCTTCTCTGA
- a CDS encoding ABC transporter ATP-binding protein, which translates to MALIDVVNLSKAFGPKVVLSNVNLQVQEGESLVVLGGSGTGKTVLLRNIMGLLTPDSGHVAIEGKIIAQLDREELFKVRQSIGMCFQMAALFDSMTVFENVAFGLRRHLEITEDEVQARVEECLSMVGMKGTDKLKPAELSGGMKRRVGFARAIALKPKILLFDEPTTGLDPVMTDVIGRVILDLKHELGVTTITITHDLKSAFEIADRIALLFRGECIACESPAAFKVNPHPVIQQFLRGDADGPFLQDPPPPKRKTQEAHP; encoded by the coding sequence ATGGCGCTGATCGATGTCGTCAATCTCTCCAAGGCCTTCGGTCCGAAGGTGGTGCTGTCCAATGTGAACCTGCAGGTCCAGGAGGGCGAAAGCCTCGTGGTCCTGGGCGGATCCGGCACCGGCAAGACCGTGCTGCTCCGCAACATCATGGGTCTGCTGACCCCCGACTCGGGGCATGTGGCCATCGAGGGCAAGATCATCGCCCAGCTGGACCGGGAGGAACTGTTCAAGGTCCGCCAGAGCATCGGCATGTGCTTCCAGATGGCGGCCCTCTTCGATTCCATGACGGTGTTCGAGAATGTGGCGTTCGGCCTCCGGCGGCACCTCGAGATCACCGAGGACGAAGTGCAGGCCCGGGTGGAGGAATGCCTCTCCATGGTGGGCATGAAGGGCACCGACAAGCTGAAGCCCGCCGAACTCTCCGGCGGCATGAAGCGCCGCGTGGGCTTCGCGCGCGCCATCGCCCTCAAGCCCAAGATCCTCCTCTTCGACGAGCCCACCACGGGGCTGGACCCGGTCATGACCGATGTCATCGGCCGCGTGATCCTGGACCTCAAGCACGAGCTGGGCGTCACCACCATCACCATCACCCACGACCTCAAGTCCGCCTTCGAAATCGCCGACCGAATCGCCCTCCTCTTCCGCGGCGAGTGCATCGCCTGCGAGTCGCCGGCGGCCTTCAAGGTCAATCCCCATCCCGTCATTCAGCAGTTCCTGCGGGGGGATGCGGATGGCCCCTTCCTTCAGGACCCGCCCCCGCCCAAGCGCAAAACCCAGGAGGCCCACCCATGA
- a CDS encoding MlaE family ABC transporter permease, protein MVLTLFDKTGARVLGALETTGDFAVLAGRTFAAIFKRPFDGKSLMSQLHSLGVNSIPVVVLTSIAVSMVFAVQLAFGFRQFQAEGLASQVEGLAIVRELGPVITGLMLSGRIGSAMAAELGTMQVTEQIDALECLATDPIHYLFVPRFLAAIVMVPLLTVVSIYVSFWGGYMILVGVEGQSAYVYSSEFYKLLAFRDLRIALIKALVFGMIIALVGCWKGYRTHGGAEGVGNAPTSSVVTSSLWILVSDFFLTKLLLV, encoded by the coding sequence ATGGTCCTGACTCTCTTCGACAAGACCGGCGCCCGCGTGCTGGGGGCCCTCGAGACGACCGGGGACTTTGCGGTGCTCGCAGGGCGGACCTTCGCCGCCATCTTCAAGCGCCCCTTCGACGGCAAGAGCCTGATGAGCCAGCTCCATTCGCTGGGGGTGAATTCCATCCCCGTGGTGGTGCTGACGAGCATCGCCGTGAGCATGGTGTTCGCCGTGCAGCTGGCCTTCGGCTTCCGCCAGTTCCAGGCGGAGGGTCTGGCCTCCCAGGTGGAGGGTTTGGCCATCGTCCGCGAGCTGGGGCCGGTGATCACCGGCCTGATGCTCTCCGGGCGCATCGGCTCGGCCATGGCCGCGGAACTGGGCACCATGCAGGTGACCGAGCAGATCGACGCCCTGGAGTGCCTGGCGACCGACCCCATCCACTACCTCTTCGTGCCACGGTTCCTGGCCGCCATCGTCATGGTCCCCCTCCTCACAGTGGTCTCCATCTATGTGAGCTTCTGGGGCGGCTACATGATCCTCGTCGGCGTGGAGGGCCAGAGCGCCTATGTCTACAGCAGCGAGTTCTACAAGCTGCTGGCCTTCCGCGATCTCCGCATCGCCCTCATCAAGGCCCTGGTGTTCGGAATGATCATCGCCCTGGTGGGCTGCTGGAAGGGGTACCGCACCCACGGCGGCGCCGAGGGCGTGGGCAACGCCCCCACCAGCAGCGTGGTGACCAGCAGCCTCTGGATCCTCGTCTCCGACTTCTTCCTGACCAAGCTGTTGTTGGTGTGA
- the glmU gene encoding bifunctional UDP-N-acetylglucosamine diphosphorylase/glucosamine-1-phosphate N-acetyltransferase GlmU — MSTVAVILAAGLGTRMKSRLPKVLHPILGDPSLLWALRALPPGLGGAVVVVHHGKEQVLAALEAWQKAGLLPCPVSTVDQGEPLGTGHALQVCIPELDRLGASQVAILCGDVPLTSAATVSRLCSAEALLLAMDLPTPGSYGRVIQHGDGRLANLVEAKDATPDELAVQRVNGGAYALPWPALKKALQGLKNDNAQQEYYLTDAVAAVARDIPVAVEVCDPGELAGMNSRHDQAALQAAAQRRIQRHWMAEGVTFLHPDSTLVGPRVVLHRDVLLESGVRMEGSVLVGEGCRIGQGTVITDSVLGEGVDIRPYCVIEQALVGAGAKLGPFARLREGTDLAEGVHIGNFVETKKAKLHRGAKANHLAYLGDTEIGEGTNIGAGVITCNYDGVNKHKTTIGRRVFVGSDTQLVAPVTIGDGALIGAGSTITKDVPADALALSRTPQTSRERGASKLRDRQKKPSGLS; from the coding sequence ATGTCCACGGTGGCGGTGATCCTGGCGGCGGGCCTCGGAACCCGCATGAAATCGCGGCTTCCCAAGGTGCTGCATCCCATCCTCGGTGACCCCAGCCTGCTCTGGGCCCTGCGGGCCCTCCCTCCGGGCCTGGGCGGTGCGGTGGTGGTGGTCCACCACGGCAAGGAGCAGGTTCTGGCCGCCCTGGAGGCCTGGCAGAAGGCCGGGTTGCTGCCCTGTCCCGTGAGCACCGTGGACCAGGGGGAGCCCCTGGGCACCGGCCATGCCCTCCAGGTCTGCATCCCCGAACTGGACCGCCTCGGCGCCAGCCAGGTGGCCATCCTCTGCGGGGATGTGCCCCTGACCTCGGCCGCCACCGTGTCCCGGCTCTGTTCCGCCGAGGCCCTGCTGCTGGCCATGGACCTCCCCACGCCCGGCTCCTACGGCCGGGTGATCCAGCATGGGGATGGCCGCCTCGCCAATCTGGTGGAGGCCAAGGACGCCACACCCGACGAGTTGGCCGTCCAGAGGGTGAATGGCGGCGCCTATGCCCTGCCCTGGCCCGCTCTGAAGAAGGCCCTCCAGGGCCTCAAGAACGACAACGCCCAGCAGGAGTACTACCTCACGGATGCCGTGGCGGCCGTGGCCCGGGACATTCCCGTGGCCGTGGAGGTCTGCGATCCCGGGGAACTGGCTGGCATGAACTCCAGGCACGATCAGGCGGCCCTGCAGGCTGCGGCCCAGCGGCGGATCCAGAGGCACTGGATGGCCGAGGGCGTGACCTTCCTCCATCCCGACAGCACGCTGGTGGGTCCGCGGGTGGTCCTTCACCGCGATGTGCTGCTGGAATCCGGCGTGCGGATGGAAGGCTCGGTCCTCGTCGGCGAGGGCTGCCGCATCGGCCAGGGCACGGTGATCACGGATTCCGTCCTGGGCGAAGGCGTGGACATCCGACCCTACTGCGTCATCGAGCAGGCCCTGGTGGGTGCGGGCGCCAAGCTGGGCCCCTTCGCCCGGCTGCGGGAGGGCACCGACCTCGCCGAGGGGGTCCACATCGGCAATTTCGTGGAGACCAAGAAGGCGAAGCTCCACCGCGGCGCCAAGGCCAACCACCTCGCCTACCTCGGCGACACGGAGATCGGCGAAGGCACCAACATCGGCGCGGGCGTCATCACCTGCAACTACGATGGGGTGAACAAGCACAAGACCACCATCGGCCGCCGGGTCTTCGTCGGATCGGACACCCAACTGGTCGCCCCCGTGACCATTGGCGACGGGGCCCTCATCGGCGCGGGCAGCACCATCACCAAGGATGTCCCCGCCGACGCCCTGGCCCTCAGCCGGACCCCGCAGACCAGCCGCGAGAGAGGTGCCTCCAAGCTGCGCGACCGACAGAAGAAGCCGTCTGGGTTAAGCTAG
- a CDS encoding Fur family transcriptional regulator: MRQTPQREGILRVLKDSDRPLTVEEIWERMPERRSGLPTVYRNLERFVHEGWAESIMGPDQVMRFVRCDSRHHHHHLQCERCGRTTEVDACGLDASLTELEKLSGFRITRHQLMLFGLCGACRAEKDR; encoded by the coding sequence ATGAGGCAGACCCCTCAGCGGGAGGGGATTCTGCGGGTGCTGAAGGATTCCGATCGCCCCCTCACCGTCGAGGAGATCTGGGAGCGCATGCCGGAGCGCCGCTCGGGGCTTCCCACGGTCTACCGCAACCTCGAACGGTTCGTCCACGAGGGCTGGGCCGAGAGCATCATGGGGCCCGACCAGGTCATGCGGTTCGTGCGGTGCGATTCACGGCACCATCACCACCACCTGCAGTGCGAGCGCTGCGGCCGCACCACAGAGGTGGATGCCTGCGGTCTCGACGCGTCGTTGACGGAACTGGAAAAGCTTTCGGGATTCCGGATCACCCGCCATCAGCTCATGCTCTTCGGGCTCTGCGGCGCCTGTCGCGCTGAAAAAGACCGTTGA